The DNA sequence CGTCGAAAAGCCTTGTGTAGCCATTCTCGACGGTGACGTCGTAAGCTGTTCTTCCGGCGTGGTTCCGGATGTCTTTGTTGGCACCTTTTTGGAGGAATAGCTTGACCATGTGTTCATCGCCCAGTGCAGCGGCTATATGCAAAGGAGTGTCGCCGTCTCTGGTGTTGCGAATATCGGCTCGAGCACCGCTAGCAAGTAAAAGCCTCACGCAGTCCCTTCTTCTTTCCTCAACGGCGAGGTGTAGAGCAGTATTTCCGTCTTTCGTGACCGCGTCTACATTAGCTCCTTTCATTATTAGAAGCCTCAAGACTTCCAAATGACCGGCACCGGCCGCGAGATGAATCGGACCCCGAGCGGATGATTCCGATCGTTCCGTGCTTGCTCTTCGAGCCAATAGAAGCTCAACAATCAAAGCTTCTCCGGCAGCCGATGCAGCCTCTAGGGGACTTGAACCTGATAGGCTCTGAGCTTCCACATCAGGCTCGAATTCAAGAAGAAGCTGGACGAGATCAGCACGACTTTGAGAGATAGCCAAATGAAGTAATGTTTGACCATCGGAATTAACCGAGTCAGCGGCTTTCCATGCCGGTACGCTTCTCTCAAGTACTTCTCTAATTTCATCCATTGAACCGTCGGCAACAAGTTGTGCCAACACCGGAGAACCAACGAACATAATCTTTATAGCACTATCGATGAAGACTTGTTTCTTCTTCGTTGTGAACCAGTCGTTGGGAACTGCGTCGAAGGTTGAAGAAGGGTCTTTAATGGCTGCTCCTGGAACAACCACGCTATGAAGAAGAAATGAATCATGGCAGTAAGGGAAAGAGTCCGGAAGATTCGAGCCCGACGGGAGATTATAGATGACCTCCACGGTCAGCTTCTCAAGCGGAGATATGATTCCAGTTTGAGGTCTAACCGTGTAACGGCTTTTCATTAATGGTTGAAGCATGAAGGCGACTGGCATGGTGTGCATGACGTTGCGTAAGGTGAGCTCGCCGGAACATTTCTGACCGTTTTCTATACGAATTGTAATAAGATTTGAAGGCTCTAAGCTTATGAGCCTGTCCATCTTGCTTTTTCTCTGCGTGAGATCTTCAAAATTGGGGTTTTGATGTTGTTGTTTGGTTGTCGAGAAAATGGGAAAGAGGGGAAAATGAAGGTGAAAGAATGGGTGAGTGTAAGTTTAAAAGGGAAGGGAGAATAAAGAGGGCCGGCTTTGATGAGAGAATGCCAAGTGGGGTTTTGTTAAAACCTATGTGACTTGTTCTgttgatttattattatcattatttaatgaCAAAGGGTTTGCTAGTTGTGAACATGACTTTCCATCAATATGGAATTGTACAGTagtacaataatatatatatatatatatatatatttgtcatggTTTACAAGAACGAAGAAACAAGTAATTAAACAAagagataaataattaaaaaattaaaaaatcattatgaACAAAGGCGAAATGGAGCTTTTATGGGATTTGTCATGGTTTACAAGAATGGAGAACCAAGTAATTAAACAAagagataaataattaataaattaaaaaatcgtTATGAACAAAGGCGAAATGGCACTATCATTTACTTGGCCAACTCTATTGCTGACAATATCATATGAAGGGCGTAAAAAATGTAAACAGTAGGAGTATTTGTCCGATTTGCTTTGCCGACAAAACTAGGCCAAGAGCATAAATTGAAAGCCTTGTTGGTACCAACTGCCATGTGGCAGCATTTGGTTTGTAAATTAATG is a window from the Ziziphus jujuba cultivar Dongzao chromosome 11, ASM3175591v1 genome containing:
- the LOC107406203 gene encoding protein VAPYRIN gives rise to the protein MDRLISLEPSNLITIRIENGQKCSGELTLRNVMHTMPVAFMLQPLMKSRYTVRPQTGIISPLEKLTVEVIYNLPSGSNLPDSFPYCHDSFLLHSVVVPGAAIKDPSSTFDAVPNDWFTTKKKQVFIDSAIKIMFVGSPVLAQLVADGSMDEIREVLERSVPAWKAADSVNSDGQTLLHLAISQSRADLVQLLLEFEPDVEAQSLSGSSPLEAASAAGEALIVELLLARRASTERSESSARGPIHLAAGAGHLEVLRLLIMKGANVDAVTKDGNTALHLAVEERRRDCVRLLLASGARADIRNTRDGDTPLHIAAALGDEHMVKLFLQKGANKDIRNHAGRTAYDVTVENGYTRLFDALRLGDSLCVAARKGEVRTILKLLENGAAINGRDLHGWTALHRASFKGRIDAVRTLIERGIDIDAKDENGYTALHCAAESGHGDVTELLVKKGADVEARTNKGVTALQIAKSLHYVGITRILIHGGATKDNMAQIPGVASIALESKMVGVEGEKGAMKRKVSRGSRALRSSFDRSVPLVVL